One genomic region from Pempheris klunzingeri isolate RE-2024b chromosome 4, fPemKlu1.hap1, whole genome shotgun sequence encodes:
- the kcnj1a.1 gene encoding ATP-sensitive inward rectifier potassium channel 1a.1: MFGSVNKRIQDCMTRRRSQRTRLVTKDGRCNIEYGNINYSKHFVFLADFWTTFVEIRWRFVLFLFIASFTLSWFIFGLLWYWIARSNGDLTWQSPPLDHTPCVDNVVGLTTAFLYSLETQTTIGYGGRALTPLCPGAVALLIIQSLLGAIINCFMCGVILSKISLPKKRAKTITFSEMAVISPKNGSLSLSIRVANLRKTLMIGSQIYGKLLRTTNTPDGETIIMDQVNIDFMVDAGKDNLFFVCPLTLYHIIDKSSPFFEMAVDTLHKQEFELVVFLDGTAESTSSSCQVRTSFIPLEIMWGYNFLPIISRSKEGKYRVDFSNFSKVVPVATAHCAYCFHNIKGHHHHSRDGHDNQGFEVIDINDPPNVTKM, translated from the coding sequence ATGTTTGGATCAGTAAACAAACGTATCCAGGACTGTATGACGAGGCGAAGAAGCCAAAGGACCAGACTAGTGACCAAAGATGGTCGCTGCAACATTGAATACGGAAACATCAATTACAGCAAACACTTTGTCTTCCTGGCTGACTTCTGGACCACCTTTGTGGAGATCCGGTGGCGTTttgttctcttcctcttcatcgcCTCTTTCACGCTCAGCTGGTTCATCTTCGGGCTGCTGTGGTACTGGATTGCCCGCAGCAATGGAGACCTGACGTGGCAAAGCCCGCCATTAGATCATACTCCATGTGTTGATAATGTTGTAGGACTTACCACAGCGTTCCTCTACTCCCTTGAGACCCAGACAACTATTGGGTACGGCGGTCGAGCGCTCACCCCTCTCTGCCCAGGCGCTGTAGCCCTTCTCATCATCCAGTCCCTCCTTGGAGCCATTATCAACTGCTTTATGTGTGGAGTCATCCTGTCCAAAATCTCTTTGCCCAAGAAGAGGGCTAAGACCATCACATTTAGTGAAATGGCTGTCATCAGCCCTAAAAATGGTTCTCTTAGTCTGTCAATCAGAGTAGCCAACCTGCGCAAGACCCTGATGATTGGAAGCCAGATCTATGGCAAGCTGCTAaggacaacaaacacaccagatgGAGAGACAATCATCATGGACCAAGTGAACATTGACTTCATGGTAGACGCCGGGAAGGACAACCTCTTTTTCGTGTGTCCTCTCACGCTCTACCACATCATCGACAAGAGTAGCCCCTTCTTTGAGATGGCAGTGGACACGCTCCACAAGCAAGAGTTTGAGCTGGTCGTCTTCCTAGACGGTACCGCAGAGTCCACCAGCTCTTCCTGCCAAGTCCGGACATCTTTTATTCCTCTGGAGATCATGTGGGGCTACAACTTTTTGCCCATCATCTCCAGAAGCAAAGAGGGCAAGTACAGAGTAGATTTCTCCAACTTCTCCAAGGTGGTGCCAGTAGCCACTGCGCATTGTGCCTACTGTTTCCACAACATCAAGGGTCATCACCACCACTCAAGAGATGGGCATGACAACCAGGGCTTTGAGGTAATAGATATCAATGATCCCCCCAATGTCACTAAAATGTGA